A genomic window from Vanessa cardui chromosome Z, ilVanCard2.1, whole genome shotgun sequence includes:
- the LOC124543376 gene encoding uncharacterized protein LOC124543376, with product MSASNRINSPGGFQSLSDPPHGSDSPVESGGDRDARSIISNNFNAMTTDNDLPKMRMPVVRLERLGELSDTDSVSSKMSVASAVSATSKRSRKRAREVPDSGSDSARSDTPTRKGRPTTTGKYAGIGLSRREAAAATKAAAAAEKLEEDERQIAALTKRVVEGRATPRSESSDSAALEVEAEELPASDLNRRMTDAVAAIKRVGKVSKGLSGCSQKALKEATASILECAQVLLTRTDTEETALLRAQNTRLAAQVEALRKEQTELKAEMANFRREHLRREVGLLSATPDATPQPQQQQQSPQETELARLIRQEMASFNARFSVLEGRILRPPLAADQRSAPAPTYAAKAAAPRATQPAQAAAAKKGKSKAAKKASAAQAAAPRVTQPDGRDRPASRNPPSTPDAEWKVAGDAKKKKKEARQRAKKEAQKKKEERVAAAKRRPARLRTPRSTAVALTLQPGAEERGLSYAGILAKAKAEISLSDLGITGLRCKTTATGGRLLEVSGATSGPKADALAEKLRASLGSDDVRVSRPTKCAVLRISGLDDSATTEEVVAAVSKTGGCPPDQVKAGTIRQGVSGLGTTHVSCPLAAARKLRDSRLLVGWVSAQVTLLPPRPFRCYRCLEGGHAGARCTAEVDRSQLCYRCGQPGHKAGTCSAKTPHCVICAASGKPAEHRIGSKACVRPTATTARTKPAHPPKTAKKKATSSSQPVRPPAAAQEQPRTGEEATAMDTH from the coding sequence ATGAGTGCATCTAACAGAATTAATTCTCCAGGGGGGTTTCAATCCCTCTCCGATCCGCCTCACGGATCGGACAGTCCCGtcgaatctggaggggacaggGATGCCAGATCGATCATTTCTAACAACTTTAACGCGATGACAACGGACAATGATTTGCCTAAGATGAGGATGCCAGTAGTACGGCTGGAGCGACTGGGTGAGCTGTCGGACACCGACAGCGTATCCAGCAAGATGAGCGTGGCGAGCGCGGTGAGCGCCACCTCGAAGCGCTCACGGAAACGCGCGAGAGAGGTCCCGGATTCTGGGTCGGACTCTGCTCGCAGCGACACACCGACTAGAAAAGGTAGACCGACTACTACCGGCAAATATGCCGGTATCGGTCTATCAAGACGCGAGGCCGCGGCTGCGACGAAGGCTGCAGCAGCCGCCGAAAAACTGGAGGAGGACGAGCGGCAGATCGCGGCTCTGACCAAGAGGGTGGTGGAAGGGAGAGCCACTCCTCGGTCGGAGTCGTCAGACTCTGCTGCCTTAGAGGTCGAGGCAGAGGAGCTACCTGCCTCCGACCTCAACCGGAGGATGACGGACGCGGTTGCGGCGATAAAAAGGGTGGGCAAGGTCTCCAAGGGCCTTAGCGGCTGCAGCCAGAAGGCGCTTAAAGAGGCTACGGCCTCAATtctggagtgcgcccaggtgctgCTCACCCGCACCGATACCGAGGAGACGGCGCTGCTGCGGGCCCAGAACACCAGGCTCGCAGCACAGGTCGAGGCGCTCAGGAAAGAGCAAACAGAGctcaaggccgagatggccaacttcCGCCGCGAACACCTCAGGCGGGAGGTGGGCCTTCTGAGCGCCACGCCTGACGCCACGCCGCAACCGCAGCAACAGCAGCAGTCGCCGCAGGAGACGGAGCTGGCTCGCCTGATCCGTCAGGAGATGGCGAGCTTTAACGCTCGTTTCTCGGTGCTCGAGGGGAGGATTTTACGTCCCCCCCTAGCTGCAGACCAGCGCAGCGCACCGGCGCCGACATATGCGGccaaagccgcagcgccccgtgccacCCAACCGGCACAAGCGGCTGCTGCCAAAAAAGGGAAGTCGAAGGCGGCCAAAAAGGCAAGTGCGGcccaagccgcagcgccccgtgtCACCCAACCCGATGGACGAGACAGACCGGCGTCGCGCAACCCCCCGTCAACACCCGACGCGGAGTGGAAGGTTGCGGGCGACgccaagaagaagaagaaggaggCGCGCCAGCGGGCTAAAAAAGAGGCCCAGAAGAAGAAGGAGGAGAGAGTCGCGGCGGCCAAGCGCCGGCCTGCGAGGCTCAGGACTCCCCGCTCCACTGCAGTGGCTCTCACCCTGCAGCCAGGAGCGGAGGAGCGGGGCCTCTCCTATGCTGGCATCttggccaaagccaaagccgagATCTCACTGAGCGATCTCGGCATAACGGGCCTCCGGTGCAAAACGACTGCCACCGGAGGCCGACTCCTGGAGGTCTCGGGGGCCACCAGTGGTCCCAAAGCTGACGCCCTAGCGGAAAAGCTCAGGGCGTCACTGGGGTCGGACGACGTCCGAGTGTCCAGGCCCACCAAATGCGCGGTTTTGCGCATTTCGGGCCTGGATGACTCTGCGACGACGGAGGAGGTCGTCGCTGCCGTCTCCAAGACCGGAGGATGCCCGCCTGATCAGGTCAAGGCGGGCACGATACGTCAGGGGGTCTCCGGACTCGGGACTACCCACGTGAGCTGTCCCTTAGCGGCGGCCAGAAAGCTAAGGGACAGCAGACTCCTGGTGGGGTGGGTCTCGGCGCAGGTCACGCTCCTACCGCCGAGGCCTTTCCGGTGCTACCGGTGTCTGGAGGGTGGACACGCGGGGGCACGGTGCACCGCTGAGGTTGATCGCAGCCAATTATGTtaccgctgcggtcagcccggcCACAAGGCTGGCACCTGCTCTGCCAAGACGCCGCACTGCGTTATATGTGCGGCGTCTGGAAAGCCAGCCGAGCACCGGATCGGGTCGAAGGCCTGTGTGAGACCCACCGCCACAACGGCGAGGACAAAACCGGCTCATCCGCCGAAGACCGCCAAGAAGAAGGCAACCAGCTCCTCGCAGCCGGTTCGACCACCGGCTGCGGCACAAGAACAGCCGAGGACTGGGGAGGAGGCGACGGCCATGGACACTCACTAA